Proteins co-encoded in one Pogona vitticeps strain Pit_001003342236 chromosome 9, PviZW2.1, whole genome shotgun sequence genomic window:
- the HNRNPL gene encoding heterogeneous nuclear ribonucleoprotein L, which translates to MSRRRWRGSQSGEGGGGGGSGRGGDMVKMGGGGGGGGGGGSGRYYGGGPEGGRAPKRQKTENADHGPGGAAGGGGENYDDPHKPAASPVVHIRGLIDGVVEADLVEALQEFGPISYVVVMPKKRQALVEFEDILGACNAVNYAADNQIYIAGHPAFVNYSTSQKISRPGDSDDSRGVNNVLLFTILNPIYSITTDVLYTICNPCGPVQRIVIFRKNGVQAMVEFDSVQSAQRAKASLNGADIYSGCCTLKIEYAKPTRLNVFKNDQDTWDYTNPNLSGQGEPGGNPNKRQRQPPLLGDHPAEYGGPHGGYHGHYHDEGYGPPPPHYEGRRMGPPVGGRHRGPSRYGPQYGHPPPPPPPPEYGPHADSPVLMVYGLDQSKMNCDRVFNVFCLYGNVEKVKFMKSKPGAAMVEMADGYAVDRAITHLNNNFMFDQKLNVCVSKQQAIMPGQSYGLEDGSCSYKDFSGSRNNRFSTPEQAAKNRIQHPSNVLHFFNAPLEVTEDNFYEICDELGVKRPSSVKVFSGKSERSSSGLLEWETKGDALESLAFLNHYQMKNPNGPYPYTLKLCFSTAQHAS; encoded by the exons ATGTCGCGGCGGAGGTGGCGCGGCTCGCAGAGCGGcgagggaggcggcggcggcggttcgGGGCGCGGGGGCGACATGGTGAAGAtgggcggaggaggaggcgggggcgGCGGAGGAGGCTCGGGGCGCTATTACGGAGGAGGCCCTGAGGGCGGCCGCGCCCCGAAGCGCCAGAAGACGGAGAACGCGGACCACGGCCCGGGAGGAGCGGCCGGCGGAGGCGGG GAGAACTATGACGATCCCCACAAGCCAGCTGCTTCTCCCGTTGTCCACATCAGAGGTCTGATCGATGGTGTGGTGGAAGCTGATCTCGTGGAGGCCCTGCAGGAATTTGGCCCTATCAG CTATGTGGTGGTGATGCCCAAAAAGAGGCAGGCCTTGGTGGAGTTTGAGGATATCCTGGGAGCTTGCAATGCGGTCAATTATGCAGCTGACAACCAGATCTATATCGCAGGGCACCCAGCCTTTGTCAACTATTCCACAAGCCAGAAGATCTCACGCCCGGGCGACTCAGATGATTCCAGAGGGGTCAACAACGTCCTGCTTTTCACGATCCTCAATCCCATCTACTCCATTACAACG GATGTGTTATATACCATCTGCAACCCATGTGGCCCTGTTCAGCGGATTGTTATCTTCCGGAAGAACGGCGTCCAGGCTATGGTGGA GTTCGACTCGGTGCAGAGCGCGCAGAGAGCAAAGGCTTCCCTGAACGGGGCCGATATTTACTCTGGCTGCTGTACACTGAAAATTGAATATGCCAAG CCTACCCGTCTGAATGTGTTCAAGAACGACCAGGATACATGGGATTACACCAACCCCAACCTCAGTGGACAAG GTGAGCCAGGTGGGAACCCTAATAAGCGACAGAGGCAGCCTCCTCTCCTCGGGGATCATCCCGCTGAATATG GAGGACCTCACGGTGGCTACCACGGGCACTACCACGATGAAGGCTATGGCCCTCCACCCCCTCACTACGAAGGAAGGCGGATGGGCCCACCGGTGGGTGGCCGGCACAGGGGACCAAGTCGCTACGGGCCTCAGTATGGacatccccctcctccccctccgccCCCCGAGTACGGCCCCCACGCCGACAGCCCTGTCCTGATGGTGTATGGCTTGGATCAGTCCAAGATGAACTGCGACCGGGTCTTCAACGTCTTTTGCCTGTATGGAAATGTCGAGAAG gtgaAATTCATGAAAAGTAAGCCCGGGGCGGCCATGGTGGAGATGGCTGATGGGTATGCAGTGGACCGAGCAATCACCCACCTGAACAACAACTTCATGTTTGATCAAAAGCTGAATGTCTG CGTGTCCAAGCAACAGGCCATCATGCCTGGCCAGTCTTACGGCCTCGAGGACGGTTCCTGCAGTTACAAGGATTTCAGTGGTTCTCGGAACAACAGGTTTTCAACCCCGGAGCAGGCAGCCAAGAACAGGATTCAACACCCCAGCAACGTGCTCCATTTTTTCAATGCCCCTCTGGAAGTGACAGAGGATAACTTCTACGAG atttgtGATGAGCTGGGAGTGAAAAGACCATCTTCCGTGAAAGTGTTTTCGGGGAAAA GTGAAAGGAGTTCTTCTGGCTTGTTGGAGTGGGAAACCAAAGGCGATGCTCTGGAGTCGCTGGCTTTCCTCAACCATTACCAGATGAAAAACCCAA aTGGGCCGTATCCCTACACACTGAAACTCtgcttctccactgctcagcatGCCTCGTAA
- the LOC110075617 gene encoding ADP-ribosylation factor 6 isoform X1: MRAPALGVSSSRSAQGWGLGFEFETAVEARSSGARSALYGLWSSPAAMGKMLSKIFGNKEMRILMLGLDAAGKTTILYKLKLGQPVTTIPTVGFNVETVTYKNVKFNVWDVGGQDKIRPLWRHYYTGTQGLIFVVDCADRDRIDEGRQELHRIINDREMRDAIILVFANKQDLPDAMKPHEIQEKLGLTRIRDRNWYVQPSCATSGEGLYEGLMWLTSNYKS, encoded by the exons aTGCGTGCGCCCGCCCTGGGTGTCTCCTCCTCACGTTCTGCTCAGGGGTGGGGTCTGGGGTTTGAATTTGAAACTGCCGTCGAGGCAAGAAGCAGCGGGGCGCGCTCCG CCTTGTATGGACTGTGGTCGTCGCCCGCAGCCATGGGAAAGATGCTGTCCAAGATTTTCGGCAACAAAGAGATGAGGATCCTGATGCTGGGCTTGGATGCCGCCGGAAAGACGACCATCCTGTACAAGCTGAAGCTGGGACAGCCGGTGACCACCATCCCCACCGTGGGCTTCAACGTGGAGACGGTGACGTACAAGAACGTCAAGTTTAACGTTTGGGATGTCGGGGGCCAGGACAAGATCCGGCCCCTCTGGAGACACTATTACACGGGCACCCAAGGGTTGATTTTCGTGGTGGACTGCGCCGACCGCGACCGGATCGACGAAGGCCGGCAGGAGCTTCACCGGATCATCAACGACCGGGAGATGAGAGATGCCATCATCCTCGTTTTCGCCAACAAGCAGGACCTCCCCGACGCGATGAAGCCCCACGAGATCCAGGAGAAACTGGGGCTCACGCGGATTAGGGACAGGAATTGGTACGTCCAGCCGTCGTGCGCCACGTCGGGAGAAGGACTTTACGAAGGTTTAATGTGGCTAACGTCCAACTACAAATCATAA
- the LOC110075617 gene encoding ADP-ribosylation factor 6 isoform X3 produces the protein MGKMLSKIFGNKEMRILMLGLDAAGKTTILYKLKLGQPVTTIPTVGFNVETVTYKNVKFNVWDVGGQDKIRPLWRHYYTGTQGLIFVVDCADRDRIDEGRQELHRIINDREMRDAIILVFANKQDLPDAMKPHEIQEKLGLTRIRDRNWYVQPSCATSGEGLYEGLMWLTSNYKS, from the coding sequence ATGGGAAAGATGCTGTCCAAGATTTTCGGCAACAAAGAGATGAGGATCCTGATGCTGGGCTTGGATGCCGCCGGAAAGACGACCATCCTGTACAAGCTGAAGCTGGGACAGCCGGTGACCACCATCCCCACCGTGGGCTTCAACGTGGAGACGGTGACGTACAAGAACGTCAAGTTTAACGTTTGGGATGTCGGGGGCCAGGACAAGATCCGGCCCCTCTGGAGACACTATTACACGGGCACCCAAGGGTTGATTTTCGTGGTGGACTGCGCCGACCGCGACCGGATCGACGAAGGCCGGCAGGAGCTTCACCGGATCATCAACGACCGGGAGATGAGAGATGCCATCATCCTCGTTTTCGCCAACAAGCAGGACCTCCCCGACGCGATGAAGCCCCACGAGATCCAGGAGAAACTGGGGCTCACGCGGATTAGGGACAGGAATTGGTACGTCCAGCCGTCGTGCGCCACGTCGGGAGAAGGACTTTACGAAGGTTTAATGTGGCTAACGTCCAACTACAAATCATAA
- the LOC110075617 gene encoding ADP-ribosylation factor 6 isoform X2, which yields MPVRGETLYGLWSSPAAMGKMLSKIFGNKEMRILMLGLDAAGKTTILYKLKLGQPVTTIPTVGFNVETVTYKNVKFNVWDVGGQDKIRPLWRHYYTGTQGLIFVVDCADRDRIDEGRQELHRIINDREMRDAIILVFANKQDLPDAMKPHEIQEKLGLTRIRDRNWYVQPSCATSGEGLYEGLMWLTSNYKS from the exons ATGCCGGTTAGAGGGGAAA CCTTGTATGGACTGTGGTCGTCGCCCGCAGCCATGGGAAAGATGCTGTCCAAGATTTTCGGCAACAAAGAGATGAGGATCCTGATGCTGGGCTTGGATGCCGCCGGAAAGACGACCATCCTGTACAAGCTGAAGCTGGGACAGCCGGTGACCACCATCCCCACCGTGGGCTTCAACGTGGAGACGGTGACGTACAAGAACGTCAAGTTTAACGTTTGGGATGTCGGGGGCCAGGACAAGATCCGGCCCCTCTGGAGACACTATTACACGGGCACCCAAGGGTTGATTTTCGTGGTGGACTGCGCCGACCGCGACCGGATCGACGAAGGCCGGCAGGAGCTTCACCGGATCATCAACGACCGGGAGATGAGAGATGCCATCATCCTCGTTTTCGCCAACAAGCAGGACCTCCCCGACGCGATGAAGCCCCACGAGATCCAGGAGAAACTGGGGCTCACGCGGATTAGGGACAGGAATTGGTACGTCCAGCCGTCGTGCGCCACGTCGGGAGAAGGACTTTACGAAGGTTTAATGTGGCTAACGTCCAACTACAAATCATAA